Proteins encoded by one window of Arachis hypogaea cultivar Tifrunner chromosome 1, arahy.Tifrunner.gnm2.J5K5, whole genome shotgun sequence:
- the LOC112805999 gene encoding CRAL-TRIO domain-containing protein C3H8.02 isoform X2, with translation MILWFLKDRKFYVKEAVKKLTKAIKWRKDFNVAELTEEAVKDVAQTGKAYVHDFLDIYGRPVLMVVASKHFPEAQDPKDDERLCVFLVEKALSMLPTGKEQMVVIVDLRGFGTENADLKYLTFLFDVFYYYYPKRLGEVLFVDAPFVFKPIWQIAKPLLKSYASLVAFGWI, from the exons ATGATACTATGGTTCCTTAAAGACCGTAAGTTCTATGTTAAGGAAGCTGTTAAGAAGTTGACTAAAGCCATT AAATGGCGTAAAGACTTTAATGTGGCGGAGCTTACCGAAGAAGCAGTTAAAGATGTTGCTCAAACTGGAAAGGCATATGTACATGACTTTCTAGATATCTATGGCAGACCTGTGCTTATGGTGGTTGCTTCAAAACATTTTCCTGAA GCACAGGACCCCAAAGATGATGAAAGATTGTGTGTTTTCTTGGTTGAGAAGGCATTGAGTATGCTTCCAACTGGGAAGGAGCAGATGGTTGTAATAGTTGATCTCAGAGGTTTTGGAACAGAAAATGCTGATCTTAAATATTTGACATTCTTG TTTGATGTATTCTATTATTACTATCCCAAGAGATTGGGTGAAGTACTATTCGTGGATGCTCCTTTTGTGTTTAAGCCAATTTGGCAGATAGCCAAACCCTTATTAAAGTCCTATGCTTCTCTG gtagcattcggatggatttga
- the LOC112805999 gene encoding uncharacterized protein isoform X1, with amino-acid sequence MILWFLKDRKFYVKEAVKKLTKAIKWRKDFNVAELTEEAVKDVAQTGKAYVHDFLDIYGRPVLMVVASKHFPEAQDPKDDERLCVFLVEKALSMLPTGKEQMVVIVDLRGFGTENADLKYLTFLFDVFYYYYPKRLGEVLFVDAPFVFKPIWQIAKPLLKSYASLVRFCSAEEVRKEYFTDKNLPPNFRD; translated from the exons ATGATACTATGGTTCCTTAAAGACCGTAAGTTCTATGTTAAGGAAGCTGTTAAGAAGTTGACTAAAGCCATT AAATGGCGTAAAGACTTTAATGTGGCGGAGCTTACCGAAGAAGCAGTTAAAGATGTTGCTCAAACTGGAAAGGCATATGTACATGACTTTCTAGATATCTATGGCAGACCTGTGCTTATGGTGGTTGCTTCAAAACATTTTCCTGAA GCACAGGACCCCAAAGATGATGAAAGATTGTGTGTTTTCTTGGTTGAGAAGGCATTGAGTATGCTTCCAACTGGGAAGGAGCAGATGGTTGTAATAGTTGATCTCAGAGGTTTTGGAACAGAAAATGCTGATCTTAAATATTTGACATTCTTG TTTGATGTATTCTATTATTACTATCCCAAGAGATTGGGTGAAGTACTATTCGTGGATGCTCCTTTTGTGTTTAAGCCAATTTGGCAGATAGCCAAACCCTTATTAAAGTCCTATGCTTCTCTG GTAAGATTTTGCTCTGCAGAAGAGGTCAGGAAGGAATATTTTACTGATAAAAATTTGCCACCCAACTTCAGAGATTAA